In the Methylophilus sp. 5 genome, one interval contains:
- the rsmH gene encoding 16S rRNA (cytosine(1402)-N(4))-methyltransferase RsmH codes for MTRGAKSAPASLTETSESPVAASHITVLLHEAVDGLGVQADGVYVDGTFGRGGHSRLILSKLGSKGRLIGLDRDLAAVAHGQMIADARFTMVHAHFSAMATVLAELGVQAVDGILLDLGISSPQIDEGVRGFSFRFDGPLDMRMDQSRGKTAAEWLATMTEKQLVEVIRDYGEERFAKQVARAIVKEREDGHAITTTGQLAKIVAGAIPKIEPGQNPATRTFQALRIFVNQELEELSLVLPDCLQLLRPQGRLAVISFHSLEDRIVKRFIQSEVDRDNLPAGLPVRASELPQPRMLSVGRAIKPSAAEVKANVRSRSAVLRVAERTSVQ; via the coding sequence ATGACGCGGGGCGCGAAGTCAGCGCCCGCGTCCTTGACGGAAACGTCAGAGTCACCAGTCGCCGCCAGTCATATCACCGTGTTATTGCATGAAGCGGTGGACGGCTTGGGCGTACAGGCCGACGGGGTGTATGTCGATGGCACCTTTGGTCGTGGTGGACATAGTCGCCTCATACTTTCCAAATTAGGTAGCAAAGGACGCTTGATCGGCTTGGACCGCGATCTGGCGGCAGTGGCGCATGGGCAAATGATTGCCGATGCGCGTTTTACGATGGTGCATGCCCATTTTTCTGCCATGGCAACGGTGTTGGCTGAGTTAGGTGTACAGGCGGTAGACGGCATTTTGCTCGATTTGGGCATTTCGTCACCGCAAATTGATGAGGGTGTGCGTGGGTTTAGCTTCCGTTTCGACGGCCCGCTGGATATGCGCATGGATCAAAGTCGAGGCAAAACCGCCGCAGAGTGGCTGGCGACGATGACTGAAAAACAATTGGTTGAGGTGATTAGGGATTATGGTGAAGAACGGTTTGCTAAGCAGGTTGCAAGGGCGATTGTTAAAGAGCGCGAAGATGGGCATGCCATCACCACTACAGGGCAACTTGCCAAGATCGTGGCAGGCGCCATCCCAAAGATTGAGCCGGGCCAGAACCCTGCAACGCGCACATTTCAAGCTTTACGGATTTTCGTCAATCAAGAGCTTGAGGAGCTCTCGCTAGTGCTGCCAGATTGCTTGCAGCTGCTGCGTCCGCAAGGTCGTTTGGCGGTGATCAGCTTTCATTCGCTGGAAGACCGTATCGTTAAACGCTTTATTCAGTCAGAAGTGGATAGAGATAACTTGCCAGCAGGGTTGCCGGTGCGTGCCAGCGAGTTGCCGCAGCCGCGCATGTTGTCTGTTGGGCGTGCGATCAAACCAAGTGCGGCTGAAGTGAAGGCCAATGTGCGTTCACGCAGTGCAGTGTTGCGCGTGGCTGAACGTACAAGCGTGCAGTAA
- a CDS encoding glutaredoxin family protein encodes MSSRLKFFIIGAGILLAMEWRAWLYYLAPPPDYSHGKIVLYATDWCPYCEKTRALLQQRHITYQELNIETSAEGSAQYQRLAGKGVPVLLIAGEVVRGYNEKRIVEALDQWQARQALTIKGK; translated from the coding sequence ATGTCCAGCAGATTAAAATTTTTCATCATTGGCGCAGGCATTTTATTGGCTATGGAGTGGCGCGCCTGGCTGTATTACCTGGCACCGCCGCCAGACTATAGCCATGGCAAGATTGTGCTCTACGCCACCGACTGGTGCCCTTATTGCGAAAAGACCAGAGCCTTGCTGCAACAGCGGCACATTACCTACCAAGAGCTCAATATAGAAACCTCAGCAGAGGGCAGCGCGCAATACCAGCGGCTGGCGGGCAAAGGCGTGCCAGTATTGCTGATTGCGGGGGAAGTGGTGCGTGGTTATAACGAAAAGCGCATCGTTGAGGCGCTGGACCAATGGCAAGCACGCCAGGCGCTCACCATCAAAGGAAAATAA
- a CDS encoding penicillin-binding protein 2 — protein MVMLLKESQHKLVKLPAWRRRTLLGLLLLSFVLLLGRGFYLQTLHKDYLIKKGEAFSRRKVVLMPHRGKIYDRNFKPLAISLPVESVWANPTDVQISAGQLKQMSTLLDIRPKELQQKLQQKKKEFVYIKRRVAPDVAKQVMAMKVPGVFSQKEYKRFYPAAEVTAHIVGFTGVDDTGVEGMELYRNHVLSGSTGKRDFVRDRKGHVVEDLVAVKLPHDGQDLVLSIDRTVQYVVHRELSRAVEKHKAKAAAAVVLDAKTGEVLALVNIPTYNPNNPVNVASKLRNSAIVNIFEPGSTMKPVTAAAAMEFGPYQPDTKIQTAPGYLRIGTATIHDAHPNQVLTVAQVIQKSSNVGSAKMALDLNREQLWNTYVQLGFGTATKIGFPGEAAGKVRDYKTWRPIEQATMSYGHGISVTLLQLARAYTVFANEGELLPVTLTKLSEPPVGRQVFSAKVANSVKDMLELVVQPGGTALKAQVTGYRVAGKTGTAHKLGDHGYEHDKYVGSFVGMVPASNPRLIMAVMIDEPSNGEYYGGTVAAPVFSAVMNDVLRMLVVPQDGHALPVAAPADAADVKEAM, from the coding sequence ATGGTCATGCTACTTAAAGAGAGTCAACACAAGCTGGTGAAATTGCCAGCCTGGCGCAGAAGAACGCTGCTGGGGTTGCTGCTGTTGAGTTTTGTCTTGTTGCTGGGGCGCGGTTTTTATCTGCAAACCTTGCATAAAGACTACCTGATTAAAAAAGGTGAAGCGTTTTCGCGGCGCAAGGTGGTGTTGATGCCACATCGCGGCAAGATTTACGACCGCAATTTTAAGCCATTGGCGATCAGTTTGCCGGTGGAGTCGGTGTGGGCTAACCCGACTGATGTACAGATTTCGGCCGGACAATTGAAGCAAATGTCCACCTTATTGGATATCCGGCCAAAAGAGTTGCAGCAGAAGCTGCAGCAAAAGAAAAAAGAATTTGTTTATATCAAACGGAGAGTGGCGCCCGATGTGGCAAAACAGGTGATGGCGATGAAAGTGCCCGGCGTATTCAGTCAGAAGGAATACAAACGCTTCTACCCAGCGGCAGAAGTGACGGCGCATATCGTCGGTTTTACCGGCGTGGATGATACCGGCGTTGAAGGCATGGAGCTTTATCGTAACCACGTGTTGTCTGGCAGCACCGGCAAGCGTGACTTTGTGCGTGACCGCAAAGGCCACGTGGTTGAAGACCTGGTGGCGGTTAAATTGCCGCATGATGGCCAGGATCTGGTGTTGAGCATAGACCGTACCGTGCAGTATGTAGTGCACCGGGAGCTGTCGCGCGCGGTTGAAAAACATAAAGCCAAAGCGGCTGCTGCCGTGGTGCTGGACGCCAAAACCGGTGAAGTGCTGGCGCTGGTGAATATCCCGACTTACAACCCCAATAATCCGGTTAATGTGGCCAGCAAGCTGCGTAACTCGGCAATTGTGAATATCTTTGAACCGGGTTCAACCATGAAACCGGTGACTGCGGCAGCGGCGATGGAGTTTGGTCCATACCAGCCGGATACCAAAATCCAGACTGCGCCTGGCTATTTGCGCATAGGCACTGCCACCATTCATGACGCGCACCCGAATCAGGTGCTGACCGTGGCGCAGGTGATCCAGAAATCCTCTAATGTCGGTTCGGCCAAAATGGCGCTCGATTTGAATCGTGAGCAATTGTGGAACACCTATGTGCAACTGGGGTTTGGTACCGCGACCAAAATTGGGTTTCCTGGCGAGGCTGCTGGCAAAGTGCGTGACTATAAAACCTGGCGCCCGATTGAGCAGGCAACCATGTCTTATGGTCACGGCATTAGCGTGACTTTGCTGCAATTGGCGCGCGCCTACACGGTGTTTGCCAATGAGGGCGAGTTGCTGCCTGTAACATTGACTAAATTGTCCGAGCCGCCAGTTGGGCGCCAAGTCTTTTCTGCCAAGGTGGCTAATTCAGTGAAAGATATGCTGGAACTGGTGGTGCAGCCAGGCGGCACCGCGTTGAAAGCGCAAGTCACTGGTTATCGTGTGGCTGGTAAAACCGGCACTGCGCACAAGCTGGGCGACCATGGCTATGAGCATGATAAATACGTAGGCTCTTTTGTCGGCATGGTGCCTGCGTCTAACCCGCGCCTGATTATGGCCGTGATGATAGATGAGCCTAGCAATGGTGAATATTACGGCGGCACTGTCGCTGCACCGGTGTTTAGCGCGGTCATGAATGATGTGCTGCGTATGCTGGTGGTGCCGCAGGATGGCCATGCGTTGCCAGTCGCTGCGCCTGCTGATGCCGCTGACGTGAAGGAGGCGATGTGA
- the murF gene encoding UDP-N-acetylmuramoyl-tripeptide--D-alanyl-D-alanine ligase, giving the protein MISLQTIADVLQGTLHAVNGHGAEVTVTSVDTDSRRVLPGQLFVALPGDKFDGHDFLPQVAAQGAVAALVSKPVAASRLPMVLVKDTRQALGQLASWWRQQLALPLIAVTGSNGKTTTKEMIAAIMQEHVGGADNVLATAGNFNNDIGMPLTLLRLRAEHRCAVIEMGMNHLGEIDYLTRLARPNVAVINNAGTAHIGELGSRANIAKAKGEIFAGLSDDGIAVINADSEFAQGWRDLNQARRVLSFGLHAAADVRGEVLGTDSTFRLHYQGETITLTLAVPGAHNVMNALAAAAASLAAGASLAEVAQGLQGFAGVKGRLQQKTAANGAKLIDDTYNANPDSMKAALDVLKTAGTSTVFVMGDMGELGADAEAMHAQVGHYAKASGISRLYTLGKFTQAAVQEFGAQAQHFATVEALVAALQAETTADDVVLVKGSRFMQMERVVNALVESQATELVGK; this is encoded by the coding sequence ATGATTTCGCTGCAAACCATTGCCGACGTATTGCAAGGCACATTGCATGCTGTGAACGGGCACGGCGCTGAGGTCACTGTGACGTCGGTAGATACCGATAGCCGTCGCGTCTTGCCCGGTCAATTGTTTGTGGCCTTGCCGGGCGACAAATTTGACGGTCATGATTTCTTGCCGCAAGTGGCTGCACAAGGCGCTGTGGCGGCATTGGTGAGCAAGCCGGTGGCTGCCAGCCGTTTACCAATGGTGCTAGTCAAAGACACGCGTCAGGCCTTGGGGCAGTTGGCGAGCTGGTGGCGCCAGCAGTTGGCTCTGCCACTGATCGCCGTGACCGGCAGCAATGGTAAAACCACGACCAAAGAAATGATCGCCGCCATCATGCAGGAGCATGTTGGCGGGGCTGACAACGTGTTGGCCACTGCCGGTAATTTTAATAACGATATTGGTATGCCGCTGACATTGCTGCGTTTGCGTGCGGAGCACCGTTGTGCCGTGATCGAGATGGGCATGAATCATTTGGGCGAGATTGACTACCTGACTCGCCTGGCACGCCCCAATGTGGCCGTGATTAACAATGCGGGTACTGCACATATTGGCGAGCTGGGTTCACGCGCAAACATTGCCAAGGCCAAGGGCGAGATTTTTGCCGGTTTGAGTGATGACGGCATTGCCGTGATTAATGCCGATAGCGAGTTTGCACAAGGCTGGCGTGACTTGAATCAGGCACGTCGCGTGTTGAGTTTTGGTCTGCATGCAGCGGCCGATGTGCGCGGCGAAGTGCTGGGCACCGATTCAACCTTCAGGCTGCATTATCAAGGCGAAACAATCACGCTAACGCTGGCAGTGCCTGGCGCGCATAACGTTATGAACGCATTGGCGGCTGCGGCTGCGAGCCTGGCGGCTGGCGCGAGTCTGGCAGAAGTTGCCCAGGGTTTGCAGGGGTTTGCCGGGGTCAAAGGGCGCTTGCAGCAGAAAACAGCAGCCAACGGCGCCAAGCTGATTGATGACACCTACAACGCGAACCCTGACTCAATGAAGGCTGCTCTCGATGTATTAAAAACCGCAGGCACCAGTACGGTGTTTGTGATGGGCGACATGGGTGAGCTGGGTGCGGATGCCGAAGCCATGCATGCGCAGGTTGGCCATTATGCCAAAGCAAGTGGTATTAGCCGCTTGTATACGTTGGGCAAGTTTACACAAGCTGCTGTGCAGGAGTTTGGTGCACAGGCGCAGCATTTTGCGACTGTTGAAGCCCTGGTGGCCGCGTTACAGGCAGAGACAACAGCAGATGATGTCGTGTTGGTTAAAGGCTCGCGCTTTATGCAAATGGAACGTGTCGTGAATGCGTTAGTGGAATCACAAGCCACTGAATTGGTGGGGAAATAG
- the ftsL gene encoding cell division protein FtsL gives MIRLNLILFALTIAMALGVVTAQYKARKLYFELDRQEVLTKQYMTEYDQLQIEQSTWAMHSRLEDFATTRLHMHSPSMQQTQVIMVDVPSVP, from the coding sequence ATGATCCGGCTCAATTTGATTTTGTTTGCGTTGACAATCGCCATGGCTTTAGGGGTGGTGACGGCACAATACAAGGCGCGCAAGCTGTATTTTGAGCTGGATAGACAAGAAGTGTTGACCAAGCAGTATATGACTGAATATGACCAGTTGCAGATTGAGCAAAGCACCTGGGCCATGCATTCGCGGCTGGAAGACTTTGCAACCACGCGTTTGCATATGCATAGCCCGAGCATGCAGCAGACGCAGGTGATTATGGTTGATGTGCCGTCAGTGCCATAA
- the mraZ gene encoding division/cell wall cluster transcriptional repressor MraZ — MFRGAVQLSLDAKGRLSVPAKHRDALTAGGQGEVVLTAHPHRCLILYPQAAWEPIETKLTSLSSFNPQTSGIQRMIVGQADVMHLDSAGRLLVNAVLRKFAKLDKDVMMVGQGSHFELWDLAAWDQQLESLMATDQLQIPQELEGFSL, encoded by the coding sequence ATGTTTCGCGGGGCGGTACAGTTAAGTTTAGATGCGAAGGGGCGGCTCAGTGTGCCGGCCAAGCATCGTGACGCCCTGACGGCTGGTGGGCAGGGTGAGGTCGTACTCACGGCGCACCCGCATCGTTGTCTGATTTTGTATCCCCAGGCAGCGTGGGAGCCGATTGAAACCAAGCTGACCAGTTTGTCCAGTTTTAATCCTCAAACCAGTGGTATTCAACGCATGATTGTTGGTCAGGCAGATGTGATGCATCTGGACTCTGCCGGTCGTTTGCTGGTGAATGCCGTGCTGCGCAAGTTTGCCAAGCTCGATAAAGACGTGATGATGGTCGGGCAAGGTAGTCATTTTGAGCTGTGGGATCTGGCGGCATGGGATCAGCAGTTAGAGAGCCTGATGGCGACCGACCAACTGCAGATACCGCAAGAGCTAGAAGGATTCTCGCTATGA
- a CDS encoding UDP-N-acetylmuramoyl-L-alanyl-D-glutamate--2,6-diaminopimelate ligase translates to MSKYIIPAPVHGITADSRQVEKHGLFLAYPGQHSDGRDYIEDAIAKGANTVIWDSQGFEWNPAWTVHNIAIADLKAQVGHIASQFYKDPSEQLWCVGVTGTNGKTTVTHWLAQAYRFLQQKSAVIGTLGNGALDDLRPTQNTTPGPVELQKMLATFVLDEVRMVAMEVSSHGLDQGRVNGVAFDVAVLTNITRDHLDYHLTMEAYQAAKRKLFDWQTLSAAVINADDPFGRALIEDLRKQGKKVLSYGLHQEADVCATAVTMHATGFEIQVRTAQDTGEIQLHALGQFNVYNALAVLACLLVNEVALPAALQAVSGLVPVAGRMQMFGGGDLPLVVVDYAHTPDALEKALDTLRMQARGKLSCVFGCGGDRDSGKRSEMGRIADSLADSVIVTNDNPRTENPYAIIAAIAEGMAREVTVETDRAKAIAFAVSQAGKGDVVLVAGKGHEDYQEIQGIRYPFSDAEWVQSALKKSVLKAKVPA, encoded by the coding sequence GTGAGTAAATATATTATTCCAGCGCCTGTGCATGGCATTACCGCTGATAGCCGCCAGGTGGAAAAACATGGCTTGTTTCTCGCTTACCCGGGTCAGCACAGCGATGGTCGTGACTACATTGAAGATGCGATTGCCAAAGGCGCTAATACCGTGATTTGGGATAGCCAGGGTTTCGAATGGAACCCGGCATGGACCGTGCACAACATCGCGATTGCCGACTTGAAAGCTCAAGTTGGGCATATTGCCAGCCAGTTTTACAAAGACCCTTCTGAGCAGTTGTGGTGCGTGGGCGTGACCGGCACTAACGGTAAAACCACCGTGACGCACTGGTTGGCGCAGGCTTACCGTTTTCTGCAGCAGAAATCAGCCGTGATAGGCACGCTGGGTAATGGCGCGCTGGATGATTTGCGGCCAACGCAAAATACCACGCCGGGGCCGGTAGAGCTGCAGAAAATGCTGGCGACGTTTGTGCTGGATGAAGTGCGTATGGTGGCGATGGAAGTGTCTTCCCATGGCCTTGATCAAGGCCGTGTCAATGGCGTGGCCTTTGATGTCGCAGTGCTGACCAATATCACGCGTGACCATCTGGACTACCACTTGACGATGGAAGCCTATCAGGCGGCCAAACGCAAACTGTTTGACTGGCAAACCTTGTCAGCCGCGGTGATTAATGCCGATGATCCGTTTGGTCGCGCACTGATTGAAGACCTGCGCAAGCAAGGTAAAAAAGTATTGAGTTATGGCCTGCATCAAGAAGCAGATGTGTGTGCAACCGCAGTGACCATGCATGCCACCGGTTTTGAAATTCAGGTGCGCACCGCACAAGACACGGGCGAGATTCAGTTGCATGCCCTGGGGCAGTTTAATGTGTATAACGCGCTGGCTGTGCTGGCTTGTTTGCTGGTGAATGAGGTGGCTTTGCCTGCGGCGCTGCAAGCGGTTTCTGGCCTGGTGCCGGTGGCCGGTCGTATGCAGATGTTTGGCGGTGGTGATTTGCCATTAGTGGTGGTCGACTACGCACATACCCCGGATGCCCTGGAAAAAGCACTAGATACCTTGCGCATGCAGGCACGTGGTAAATTAAGTTGCGTGTTTGGTTGCGGCGGCGACCGCGATAGCGGCAAACGTAGCGAAATGGGCCGGATTGCGGATAGCTTGGCTGATAGCGTCATCGTGACCAATGACAATCCACGCACTGAAAACCCTTATGCGATTATCGCGGCGATTGCCGAAGGCATGGCGCGCGAGGTGACGGTGGAAACCGATCGCGCTAAAGCAATCGCGTTCGCGGTCAGCCAGGCTGGCAAGGGCGATGTGGTGCTGGTGGCAGGCAAAGGCCATGAAGACTACCAGGAGATTCAGGGCATCCGTTATCCGTTTAGCGATGCCGAGTGGGTGCAAAGCGCGTTGAAAAAGAGCGTATTAAAAGCAAAGGTGCCCGCATGA